One region of Metallosphaera sedula DSM 5348 genomic DNA includes:
- the cas6 gene encoding CRISPR system precrRNA processing endoribonuclease RAMP protein Cas6: MEIVKASLTLIPTRDVILPPVTSKVLKYLIMSGELFPFLRDLVSSRDKHKPLFISNLGVNGRRLVLMKPVHVSRGTALDAFISYPLRPDAITPVNGVFNTPYGEFQVTLNSFMVLDEFQPPQGNVVRVNFVSPVLLSSMIGLPPSLNPRFRGRGSNFTIPSPGLIIASAYKTHQGLTRRFDDVKSFKLAVLVNALSKVINFRMRPVTVSLGERGDKVRKTRGVKGWIEFELPPEFRGTMKYLMVGSYLGIGRSRGIGLGEISLEVKDLGASSKADLSGEQEPRS, encoded by the coding sequence ATGGAAATCGTAAAGGCCAGCCTTACCTTGATTCCCACAAGGGACGTGATCCTACCGCCGGTGACCTCGAAAGTCCTGAAGTACCTTATCATGTCGGGAGAGCTTTTCCCCTTCTTGAGGGACCTGGTTAGTTCAAGGGACAAACATAAACCACTCTTTATCTCGAACCTTGGCGTAAACGGGAGGAGGCTAGTCTTGATGAAACCGGTCCACGTGTCTAGGGGTACCGCCCTGGACGCCTTCATCTCCTATCCTCTAAGGCCTGACGCGATAACCCCAGTTAACGGAGTGTTCAACACGCCGTACGGCGAGTTCCAGGTCACGCTTAACTCCTTCATGGTCCTGGACGAGTTTCAGCCTCCCCAGGGCAACGTGGTCAGGGTAAACTTCGTATCGCCAGTTCTCCTCTCGTCGATGATAGGTCTTCCACCCTCTCTTAACCCTAGGTTCAGAGGGAGGGGTTCCAACTTCACGATTCCGTCTCCTGGCCTAATCATAGCGTCGGCCTATAAGACGCATCAGGGGCTCACGCGGAGGTTTGACGACGTGAAGTCCTTTAAACTTGCGGTCCTGGTGAATGCCCTCTCAAAGGTGATAAACTTCAGGATGAGGCCTGTCACCGTCTCCCTAGGCGAGCGAGGCGACAAGGTGAGGAAGACCAGGGGAGTCAAGGGATGGATTGAGTTTGAGCTACCACCCGAGTTCAGAGGGACCATGAAGTACCTGATGGTTGGGTCCTATCTAGGAATTGGGAGGAGCAGAGGGATAGGCCTAGGGGAGATCTCTCTTGAGGTGAAGGACCTAGGGGCCTCCTCAAAAGCTGACCTGAGTGGTGAGCAGGAGCCCAGGTCTTAG